A region of Procambarus clarkii isolate CNS0578487 chromosome 22, FALCON_Pclarkii_2.0, whole genome shotgun sequence DNA encodes the following proteins:
- the LOC123761081 gene encoding uncharacterized protein produces MAMAREESVGRLREVCEQCQVNIFGPSFLSFVMDKDSTRMLGSGGYGSCQLVSVSSSLWVAKTCWTAPYGTQTLIQEIKALSALQGLAGVQKLIGVCPEALTLITEYSGETWSDILERRQTSVQVCLEVSSQVCRIMSTIHARGWIHMDIKANNVCVKRTSEGVQATLIDFGLAVQDGARVSLDQTA; encoded by the coding sequence ATGGCAATGGCTAGAGAAGAGAGCGTGGGCCGCCTTAgagaagtgtgtgagcagtgtcagGTGAACATTTTCGGcccctccttcctctccttcGTCATGGACAAGGACTCCACCAGGATGCTGGGGTCTGGCGGCTACGGCAGCTGCCAGTTGGTCTCGGTCTCTTCTTCGCTGTGGGTCGCCAAGACCTGCTGGACCGCTCCCTATGGTACTCAAACGCTCATCCAGGAGATAAAGGCTCTGTCGGCGCTGCAAGGATTGGCTGGGGTGCAGAAGTTGATTGGTGTGTGCCCCGAGGCCCTCACCCTGATCACAGAATACTCCGGGGAGACCTGGTCGGATATACTCGAGCGACGGCAGACCTCCGTACAGGTGTGTCTTGAGGTCAGCAGTCAGGTGTGCCGGATCATGAGTACCATCCATGCTCGGGGATGGATACACATGGATATAAAGGCCAACAATGTTTGCGTGAAGCGCACCAGCGAGGGTGTCCAGGCCACTCTTATAGACTTCGGCTTGGCTGTACAAGATGGCGCTCGGGTCAGCTTAGACCAGACTGCCTAG